Proteins encoded within one genomic window of Platichthys flesus chromosome 17, fPlaFle2.1, whole genome shotgun sequence:
- the gmnn gene encoding geminin produces the protein MSGKLRPTLQKSNENITSFFPPSQKAMGPPRQSLQVLQPSAVNKDLGRSAQAGKIIPKRKHWRAEQTRGPKRVKAEVKSTQTEETQCLTDGMSTEAYELMVKETPPSTYWKEIADERRKALFNVLQENEKLHKDIETRDEQITQLKSENEELQELAQHVQYMADMIERLTGKCPDNLEELKDIALDVDDDDSNAADKTEDEYSDDEEEETSVEQD, from the exons ATGAGTGGAAAACTAAGACCAACCCTGCAGAAGTCAAACGAGAACATAACG AGTTTTTTCCCACCCTCCCAAAAGGCAATGGGACCTCCCAGACAATCCTTGCAGGTCCTTCAGCCCTCAGCTGTTAACAAAGATCTTGGGCGGTCAGCTCAG GCAGGAAAGATCATTCCCAAAAGGAAACACTGGCGCGCAGAACAAACCCGAGGTCCAAAGAGGGTGAAGGCAGAAGTCAaatccacacaaacagaggaaactCAGTGTTTGACTGATGGCATGTCCACTGAAGCCTATGAACTTATGGTCAAAG AAACTCCTCCCTCCACCTACTGGAAAGAGATAGCCGATGAGCGACGGAAGGCCTTGTTCAATGTTCTACAGGAGAACGAGAAG TTGCACAAAGACATCGAGACCAGAGATGAACAGATAACTCAACTGAAGAGTGAGAAcgaagagctgcaggagctggcaCAACACGTCCAGTACATGGCTGATATGATCGAG AGGTTGACGGGAAAGTGCCCCGATAATCTGGAGGAATTGAAGGACATTGCTCTTGATGTGGATGATGACGACAGTAACGCTGCCGACAAGACTGAGGATGAATATTCAGATgacgaggaagaagagacgTCAGTGGAGCAGGATTAA